The nucleotide sequence GAGGCCGGGCACAAGCGCGCCCAGCCGATCGTCATGACCACAGTGGCGATGGTCGCCGGCATGGTGCCGATCGCGCTCAGCCTGACCGGCGACGGCAGCTGGCGCGCGCCGATGGGCGTGACGGTGATCGGCGGCCTACTGATGTCGACGTTCCTGACGCTGCTGCTGGTCCCGGCCTATTTCAGCTTGGCGATCGACATCGAGCAGTGGATCGCCCGCAAGCTCGGCCGTCACCTGCAGGCGACCGCGCATGACGTTCCCGAAGCGCAGCCGGAGCATCGTGCGCCACCGGCTCCGGGGTCCGTGCCGCAACCGGCGGAGTGAACCCGGCGCCACGTTCGGCTATTGAGCGGTTCGGATGACACGTTCCGGACCGCTCACCCGCTTCAACCCCGCCCAGCCCGGCACCGCCGGCATGAAGGTCGTCGCGACCGGCCTGCTGGTCGCGATGGCGGCGCTGTTCGTGATCACCCGCGCGCTCGAGCCGCGCTATCCGTGGCTCGGCTACGTCAAGGCCTTCGCCGAGGCGGCGATGGTCGGTGGGCTTGCCGACTGGTTCGCGGTAACCGCCCTGTTCCGCCATCCGCTTGGCCTGCCCATCCCACACACCGCCATCATCCCGCGCAACAAGGACCGGATCGGCGCGGCGCTGGCGACCTTCATCCGCGACAATTTCCTGGTCGCCCGGGTCGTCGCCCGAAGGATGCGCGGGATCGATGTTGCCGCCGCCGCCGGGCGCTTCCTCAGCACGCCGAGCGGCGAAGGCACCCGCATGCGACGCGGTGCCTCGCGCCTTATCGCCGACATGGTCGAGGCCTTGGATGACGAGCGGCTGGGCGGGATCGTCAAGGGCGCGATCGCCCAGCGCATCGCAAGGACGGAGGTCGCTCCGCTACTGGGTGCGGCGCTGGCCTCGGCGATCGAGGACAATCGGCACGTGCCGATGCTGGAAGCGGCGATCCGTGCCCTGTCCCGAGCGCTCGACGCCAACGAGCCGCTGATCCGCGAGATGGTCCGCAAGCGCGCGAGCTGGGTGCTGCGGCTCGCCGCGCTCGACGACAAGCTTGCCGATGCGATCCTCGACGGCCTGCGCAAGCTGACGGTCGAGATGAGCGCCGACCCCAACCATCCGGTGCGCGGCAAGATGGTCGAGGCGCTGACCGCCCTTGCCGACGATCTCCAGCACAAGCCCGAAACCCGAGCCCGTGTCGAGGGCTGGAAGGAAGAACTGCTCGCCAATCGCTCGGTCGCGCAATGGCTTGACCGACTGTGGCAGCGCGGACGGGCCACGATCATCGCGGCCGCCCGCGATCCCGATGCAGCCATGGCCGGACGGATGGGCGAGGTGCTTCGTTCCGCCGGCGCCACGCTGGAGAGCGATCCCCGCATCCGCGCTGCCGTCAACCAGTTCACCCGCCGCGCCGTCGCCGGCATGGCGGCGAGCTACGGCAGCTCGATCGTCACCCTAGTGAGCGAGACCATCCGAGGCTGGGACGCGAGGACGGTCACAGAGCGGCTGGAGTCCGCCGTCGGCCGCGACCTCCAGTACATCCGCATCAACGGCACGATCGTCGGCGGACTGGTGGGGCTCGTCCTCCACCTCCTCGACACGCTCTAGGCCAAGGCGCTAGGAGCCGCGTCCATGGCCAGCATCGAGCATCGCACCTTCACCGTCGCGGCGGACGACGACGGCATCCGGCTCGACCGCTGGTTCAAGCGCCACATGGCCGAGGAAGTGAGCTTCAACCTCGTCTCGCGCTGGGCACGGACGGGCCAGCTCCGTCTCGACGGCGAGAAGGCCAACCCCGGCGATCGCATCCTTGCCGGCCAGACCATCCGCATCCCACCCCGCGATGCCGTGCCCGAGCGCAGCGCGCGGCCCCAGCGCATCCTCGAACCGCTCACCGACGAGGAACGCAGCTACGTCCAGGAGATGGTGATCGAGGCGACGCCCGAAGCCTTCGTCCTCAACAAGCCGCCGGGCCTCGCCACGCAGGGTGGCACCAAGACCGATCAGCACCTCGACCGCCTGCTCGACGGGCTGGCCGACGAGGATGGGCAACGGCCAAAGCTGGTCCACCGCCTCGACAAGGACACCAGCGGCGTCCTGCTGGTCGCCCGCTCGGCCCGCGCCGCCGCCTTCTTCTCCAAGAGCTTCTCTGGCCGGACGGCGCGCAAGGTCTATTGGGCCATCGTCGTCGGCGATCTCGGCCAGGACGAGGGGCTGATCGACGCCCCGCTCGCCAAGCAGCCAGGGACCGGCGGCGAGAAGATGCATGTCGCCGAGGATGGCCAGCCGGCGCGCACCCGCTGGCGGGTGATCGACCGCGCCGGCACGCGCGCCGCCTGGGTCGAGCTCCAGCCGCTGACCGGCCGCACGCACCAGCTTCGCGCCCACATGGCCCAT is from Sphingomonas sp. LHG3406-1 and encodes:
- a CDS encoding RluA family pseudouridine synthase, encoding MASIEHRTFTVAADDDGIRLDRWFKRHMAEEVSFNLVSRWARTGQLRLDGEKANPGDRILAGQTIRIPPRDAVPERSARPQRILEPLTDEERSYVQEMVIEATPEAFVLNKPPGLATQGGTKTDQHLDRLLDGLADEDGQRPKLVHRLDKDTSGVLLVARSARAAAFFSKSFSGRTARKVYWAIVVGDLGQDEGLIDAPLAKQPGTGGEKMHVAEDGQPARTRWRVIDRAGTRAAWVELQPLTGRTHQLRAHMAHLGHPIVGDAKYGGAEAFLTGGISRKLHLHARRLKIDAPGSKEIDVSAELPGHFAESLATLGFEARSGDNMPLDRPDPAKSQVVQARRKAAAAKTARKERKGERRSRGAAPPPKGTRPKSPPKGRR
- a CDS encoding DUF445 domain-containing protein encodes the protein MTRSGPLTRFNPAQPGTAGMKVVATGLLVAMAALFVITRALEPRYPWLGYVKAFAEAAMVGGLADWFAVTALFRHPLGLPIPHTAIIPRNKDRIGAALATFIRDNFLVARVVARRMRGIDVAAAAGRFLSTPSGEGTRMRRGASRLIADMVEALDDERLGGIVKGAIAQRIARTEVAPLLGAALASAIEDNRHVPMLEAAIRALSRALDANEPLIREMVRKRASWVLRLAALDDKLADAILDGLRKLTVEMSADPNHPVRGKMVEALTALADDLQHKPETRARVEGWKEELLANRSVAQWLDRLWQRGRATIIAAARDPDAAMAGRMGEVLRSAGATLESDPRIRAAVNQFTRRAVAGMAASYGSSIVTLVSETIRGWDARTVTERLESAVGRDLQYIRINGTIVGGLVGLVLHLLDTL